A region from the Flavobacterium enshiense genome encodes:
- a CDS encoding DUF1294 domain-containing protein, with product MPPVFIYLLAINGFAFLLYGIDKWLAINQKSRIPERFLLVFTFIGGSIGALSGMVLFRHKISKLSFLWKFFTILIFQAILVYYLLTKI from the coding sequence ATGCCTCCTGTTTTCATTTATTTATTGGCAATTAACGGATTCGCTTTTTTACTGTATGGAATTGACAAATGGTTAGCGATAAACCAGAAGTCCAGAATTCCCGAAAGATTCTTGCTGGTCTTTACCTTCATAGGAGGAAGCATTGGTGCTCTGTCTGGAATGGTGCTTTTTCGGCATAAGATTTCAAAACTGTCATTTTTGTGGAAGTTTTTCACTATCCTCATTTTTCAGGCTATACTTGTTTACTACCTATTGACTAAAATCTAG
- a CDS encoding pyruvate carboxylase has product MGDNFTIKKILVANRGEIAIRVFRAATELKIATVAIFTHEDRYSLHRFKADQSFQIGDESEPLKPYLDIEAIIKVAKDNQVDAIHPGYGFLSENVDFVRRCEEEGIIFIGPKAEAMMQLGDKVAAKKVAKEIGVPVITDSKKDLNTEEDVLSEAEIIGYPVMLKAAAGGGGRGMRVVRNAEDMSTAFNNAKGEALKAFGDDTVFLEKFIDNPKHVEVQILGDNFGNIVHLYERDCSVQRRFQKVIEIAPSVLRPETKYKLFDYAVKIAKYVNYSNAGTVEFLVDQDENIFFIEVNPRIQVEHTITEEITGIDIVRSQIIIASGYPLTHRQIFIHRQEDIQCNGWAIQCRITTEDTELDFKPDYGTIIAYRNAGGYGIRLDEGNCYTGVTVSPFFDSMLVKVSSSGRTLKGASDRLRRTLEEFRIRGVKTNMPFLINVLSNEVFREGRATVNFIQENPQLMIPDPEYFNDRGTKMLKYLAELKVNGHPDVKRFDSEKVFRTPIVPEVSRNDFPKGTKDLLTEMGREAFIDYIKNEKKIFYTDTTLRDAHQSLFATRLRNYDILKITEGIAKDLPEIFSLEVWGGATFDVTMRFLHEDPWERLRMIRKSVPNILLQMLFRGSNAVGYAAYPDNVLEQFIIKSAENGIDIFRIFDSLNWVEGMAHSIEIVREKTNAIAEACICYTGDILNPDRQKFNLQYYVDLAKQLEAAGAHMLAIKDMAGLLKPYAAEVLIKELKKHISIPIHLHTHDTSSVQSTTYIKAIEAGVDVVDCALASMSGLTSQPNFNSLVAVMHGAERENPISLKKLNEYSNYFEAVREYYYPFESELKAGTAEVYDHEIPGGQYSNLLPQARSLGLEDKFETIKQNYVVVNELFGDIVKVTPSSKVVGDMALFMTSNNLTAADVLERGDTLAFPESVKQLFRGDLGQPYGGFPKALQSIILKKEIPYTERPNAHIKPIDFDLELKLFHQKFDDKLTMEDLLSYIMFPKVFEDFYKFRKYFGKVEKLPTPYFYYPLKTNEELIVNLDLGKNMLINFRYMSEPNEDGIREVYFRINGQTRNIVIKDNSVKSTKPTNEKVSGSDDIGSPLQGRLIKILVDENQEVEKDHPLFVIEAMKMETTICAPKKGKVAKIILKQNAMIEQDDCVMKIQ; this is encoded by the coding sequence ATGGGCGATAATTTTACTATTAAAAAGATACTTGTGGCTAACCGAGGCGAAATTGCTATACGTGTTTTTAGGGCAGCAACCGAATTAAAAATAGCAACCGTTGCCATTTTTACACATGAGGACCGGTATTCACTGCATCGTTTTAAAGCCGACCAGAGTTTTCAGATTGGCGACGAATCGGAACCGCTGAAACCCTATCTGGATATTGAAGCAATTATAAAAGTAGCTAAAGACAACCAGGTGGATGCCATTCATCCCGGCTACGGATTTTTGTCTGAAAATGTGGATTTTGTAAGAAGATGCGAAGAGGAAGGCATCATTTTTATTGGCCCGAAGGCGGAAGCCATGATGCAGTTGGGAGACAAAGTAGCGGCCAAAAAAGTAGCTAAAGAAATAGGTGTTCCGGTAATTACCGATTCTAAAAAAGACTTGAACACCGAAGAAGACGTATTATCCGAGGCGGAAATAATAGGCTATCCCGTAATGTTAAAAGCAGCAGCAGGAGGCGGTGGAAGAGGAATGCGCGTGGTTCGCAATGCGGAAGACATGAGCACGGCTTTTAATAATGCAAAAGGAGAAGCGTTGAAAGCGTTTGGTGATGATACCGTATTTCTGGAAAAATTCATCGATAACCCAAAACATGTTGAGGTACAAATTCTAGGGGATAATTTCGGGAATATTGTACATTTATATGAACGTGACTGTTCCGTGCAACGCCGTTTTCAGAAGGTCATCGAGATTGCGCCTTCGGTTTTGCGTCCGGAAACCAAGTATAAATTATTCGACTATGCCGTTAAGATTGCTAAGTATGTGAACTACAGCAATGCCGGAACGGTTGAATTTTTAGTCGACCAAGACGAAAATATCTTTTTTATCGAAGTCAATCCGCGTATCCAGGTGGAACATACTATTACGGAAGAAATTACGGGGATTGACATTGTCCGTTCGCAAATTATCATCGCTTCCGGATATCCGCTCACACACCGTCAGATTTTTATCCATCGTCAGGAAGACATTCAGTGCAATGGCTGGGCCATTCAATGCCGAATTACCACGGAAGACACCGAGCTCGACTTCAAACCCGATTACGGAACCATCATCGCTTACCGAAATGCCGGAGGTTATGGTATTCGTTTGGATGAAGGGAATTGCTATACGGGTGTAACGGTTTCTCCTTTTTTTGATTCCATGCTGGTGAAAGTTTCCTCCAGTGGCCGTACTTTAAAAGGTGCTTCCGACCGTTTACGAAGAACGTTGGAAGAGTTCAGAATACGTGGCGTGAAAACCAACATGCCTTTTCTTATCAATGTATTGTCAAATGAGGTTTTCCGCGAAGGAAGGGCTACTGTGAATTTCATTCAGGAAAACCCTCAACTTATGATTCCCGACCCGGAATATTTCAATGACAGAGGCACCAAAATGCTGAAATACCTTGCCGAACTGAAAGTAAACGGTCATCCGGACGTTAAGCGTTTTGATTCCGAAAAGGTTTTCAGGACACCTATAGTTCCGGAAGTCAGCCGAAACGATTTTCCAAAAGGAACCAAGGATCTGCTTACTGAAATGGGAAGGGAGGCTTTCATCGACTATATTAAAAATGAAAAGAAAATTTTCTATACCGATACTACGTTACGTGATGCGCATCAGTCACTTTTTGCCACCCGTTTGCGTAATTACGACATCCTGAAAATCACAGAAGGCATTGCAAAAGACCTTCCTGAGATATTTTCATTGGAGGTATGGGGAGGCGCGACCTTTGATGTAACTATGCGTTTTCTGCACGAAGACCCTTGGGAACGCTTGCGCATGATTAGAAAATCGGTTCCGAATATTTTACTTCAGATGCTCTTCCGGGGCAGTAATGCGGTTGGTTATGCAGCTTATCCAGACAATGTGCTGGAACAATTTATCATTAAAAGTGCTGAAAACGGAATCGATATTTTCCGAATTTTTGATTCGCTGAATTGGGTTGAAGGGATGGCCCACAGTATAGAAATCGTCAGAGAAAAAACCAATGCCATTGCCGAGGCCTGCATCTGTTATACCGGGGATATTCTTAATCCGGACAGGCAGAAATTCAACCTTCAGTATTATGTCGATTTAGCAAAACAACTTGAAGCGGCGGGAGCCCACATGTTGGCGATTAAAGACATGGCGGGCTTGCTCAAACCGTATGCCGCCGAAGTATTGATCAAGGAACTTAAAAAACACATTTCCATCCCGATTCATCTGCATACACATGACACGTCTTCGGTACAGTCCACAACCTACATAAAAGCGATTGAAGCCGGCGTTGACGTGGTGGATTGTGCCCTCGCATCGATGAGCGGCTTAACCTCGCAGCCGAATTTCAATTCGCTGGTAGCAGTGATGCATGGTGCTGAAAGGGAAAATCCGATATCACTCAAAAAATTGAATGAATATTCCAATTATTTTGAAGCTGTACGCGAATACTATTATCCTTTTGAAAGCGAACTTAAAGCCGGAACTGCCGAGGTGTATGATCATGAAATTCCGGGCGGACAGTATTCCAATTTATTGCCGCAGGCCCGATCATTGGGATTAGAAGACAAATTTGAAACCATCAAGCAGAATTATGTGGTGGTTAACGAATTGTTCGGCGATATCGTTAAAGTAACCCCGTCTTCAAAAGTGGTAGGGGATATGGCGCTTTTCATGACTTCGAATAACCTGACCGCAGCCGATGTATTGGAAAGAGGAGATACGCTGGCTTTTCCCGAATCAGTGAAACAACTTTTTAGAGGCGATTTGGGTCAGCCTTACGGTGGATTTCCAAAAGCCCTTCAGAGCATAATCCTGAAAAAGGAAATTCCGTACACCGAAAGACCTAATGCACATATTAAACCTATTGATTTCGATTTGGAACTGAAATTGTTTCATCAGAAATTCGATGATAAACTCACCATGGAGGATTTATTGTCCTATATCATGTTCCCGAAAGTTTTTGAAGATTTTTACAAATTCAGAAAGTATTTTGGTAAGGTTGAAAAACTTCCGACACCTTATTTTTATTATCCGTTGAAAACCAATGAAGAGCTGATTGTCAACCTTGATTTGGGAAAAAACATGTTGATCAATTTCCGCTACATGAGTGAACCTAATGAAGATGGTATCCGTGAAGTTTATTTTCGGATCAATGGACAGACCCGAAACATTGTAATAAAAGACAATTCGGTTAAGTCAACCAAACCAACCAATGAAAAAGTTTCAGGATCCGATGACATTGGTTCGCCTTTGCAAGGCCGACTCATTAAGATTTTGGTGGACGAGAATCAGGAAGTTGAAAAAGACCATCCGCTTTTTGTGATTGAAGCCATGAAAATGGAAACCACCATTTGTGCTCCTAAAAAAGGGAAAGTAGCTAAAATTATATTGAAGCAAAATGCCATGATTGAGCAGGATGACTGTGTGATGAAGATTCAGTAA
- a CDS encoding Tex family protein: protein MTPTEYILKFVPTASKNIEATLQLLAEDCTIPFIARYRKDKTGNLDEVQIESIAKYSKQFAEIVKRKDSILKSIEEQNALSPELKQKIENSFDMQELEDFYLPYKKKKKTKADTARENGLEPLAKIIMAQNSDDVEYIASKYLNDKVANEDEALQGARDIIAEWINENIFIRKNLRRMFQRKATISTKVVKAKKEEEGAKKFEQYFDWSEPVTKAPAHRLLAMLRAENEGFIKLSVDVEKEEAIGFIEDNIIKNNNDSIGQLKLAIKDSYKRLLEPAISNETLQEAKAKADVNSIQVFAANLSQLLLASPLGEKRILAIDPGFRTGCKVVCLDEKGDLLYNETIFPHAPQNETAMAMKKIRSMVNAYNVEAISIGNGTASRETEFFIKKIAFDKPVQVFVVSEAGASVYSASKIAREEFPNYDVTVRGAVSIGRRLSDPLAELVKIDPKSIGVGQYQHDVDQTKLKEELDTTVIRCVNSVGININTASKSLLSYVSGIGEKMAENIVTYRSENGPFEDRKQLKKVPRLGEKAFQQAAAFIRIKEGKNPLDNSAVHPEAYGIVEKMAKDLGVKVGELIANKEKIGQIKPENYITNDIGILGLKDILKELEKPGLDPRKAAKVFEFDPNVKSIKDLRTGMVLPGIVNNITNFGCFVDLGIKESGLVHISQLKEGFVSDVNEVVKLHQHVQVKVTEVDEDRKRIQLTMIL from the coding sequence ATGACACCAACAGAATACATCCTGAAGTTTGTTCCGACGGCTTCCAAAAACATAGAAGCTACCCTTCAATTATTGGCTGAAGATTGTACCATTCCGTTTATTGCCCGATACCGAAAAGATAAAACCGGAAACCTTGATGAGGTTCAGATTGAAAGCATCGCTAAGTACAGTAAGCAGTTTGCCGAAATCGTAAAACGTAAGGATAGCATTTTAAAATCGATTGAAGAACAAAATGCGCTTTCACCGGAATTGAAGCAGAAAATCGAAAACAGCTTCGACATGCAGGAACTGGAAGATTTCTACTTGCCTTATAAAAAGAAAAAGAAAACCAAAGCCGATACCGCCCGTGAAAACGGATTGGAACCGCTGGCAAAAATCATCATGGCACAAAACAGTGATGATGTTGAATATATCGCTTCCAAGTATCTGAATGATAAAGTGGCCAATGAAGACGAAGCTTTACAAGGCGCTCGCGATATCATTGCCGAATGGATCAATGAAAATATCTTCATCCGTAAAAACCTGCGTCGAATGTTTCAACGCAAAGCCACTATCAGTACAAAAGTGGTAAAAGCTAAGAAAGAAGAGGAAGGCGCCAAAAAATTCGAACAGTATTTCGACTGGAGCGAACCGGTTACCAAAGCGCCTGCACACCGATTGCTGGCCATGCTACGTGCTGAAAATGAAGGTTTCATCAAACTTTCCGTGGACGTAGAAAAAGAAGAAGCTATTGGTTTTATCGAAGACAATATTATCAAAAACAATAATGACTCGATAGGTCAGCTTAAACTGGCCATCAAGGACAGTTACAAACGCTTGCTGGAACCTGCGATTTCAAACGAAACATTACAAGAAGCCAAAGCCAAAGCCGATGTGAATTCCATCCAGGTTTTTGCGGCGAATCTTAGTCAGCTTCTGTTGGCATCACCTCTTGGTGAAAAGCGAATTTTGGCAATCGACCCGGGATTCCGAACGGGTTGTAAAGTGGTTTGTCTGGATGAAAAAGGCGATTTATTATACAACGAAACCATTTTCCCGCACGCACCCCAGAATGAAACGGCAATGGCAATGAAGAAAATCCGTTCGATGGTGAATGCTTATAACGTTGAAGCTATCTCTATCGGAAACGGAACGGCCTCCCGTGAAACGGAATTTTTCATCAAGAAAATTGCCTTTGATAAACCCGTTCAGGTATTCGTGGTTTCCGAAGCAGGAGCGTCCGTATATTCTGCTTCTAAAATTGCAAGAGAGGAATTCCCGAATTACGATGTGACGGTTCGTGGGGCTGTTTCCATCGGAAGACGTTTGTCGGATCCTTTGGCCGAACTGGTTAAAATCGATCCGAAATCTATCGGCGTAGGCCAATACCAACATGATGTGGATCAGACGAAATTAAAAGAAGAATTGGATACCACCGTAATCCGTTGTGTGAACTCGGTTGGAATCAATATTAACACGGCCAGTAAGTCGTTGCTAAGTTATGTGTCGGGAATAGGGGAAAAGATGGCCGAGAATATCGTAACCTACCGAAGTGAAAACGGTCCGTTCGAAGACCGCAAGCAACTAAAAAAAGTGCCACGTTTGGGTGAAAAAGCCTTTCAGCAGGCGGCGGCGTTCATCCGAATCAAAGAAGGGAAAAACCCATTGGACAATTCGGCGGTACACCCGGAAGCTTATGGCATCGTAGAAAAAATGGCTAAAGATTTAGGGGTGAAAGTTGGTGAACTGATCGCGAACAAAGAAAAAATCGGACAGATAAAACCGGAAAATTATATCACCAACGATATTGGAATCCTCGGGTTAAAAGATATTTTGAAGGAATTGGAAAAACCGGGACTGGATCCGAGAAAAGCAGCTAAGGTTTTTGAATTCGACCCGAATGTGAAATCGATCAAGGATTTGCGTACCGGAATGGTATTGCCGG